DNA from Eubalaena glacialis isolate mEubGla1 chromosome 2, mEubGla1.1.hap2.+ XY, whole genome shotgun sequence:
ACATCTAAGCCTAGGGCTTTGGCAGCCTGACATCTGCCCTCATTCCCTGCTGCCGCATGAACAAATGACAGCCCTTCTTTCCATGGAGTGACCAGAGGAATATCCGGGGATTGGGGCACTGGTGTTCTATTGCAAAACTGGGGCTGGGAACtgaagatctttttttcttttgtagagcACGGTCTGTACTTTACCAAAACCTCAGGGCCACCTGCTCCAACACCCAGCTCTGAGCAGCTGAGAAGAAAATGTGCTTGCAGATGTAACCTCTGATGTGGAGTCTGGGGACAGTCATCTCAGTGTCAGTTGGGTCCCCTTAAACATTCTTAGCTTAGGGTCTTATTCTGCCTAAGAGTGACACCTTCTTTCCTAAGTCACTGGCTCCCGAGGTCAGCTGCTCCTTTTTTCTATAACGTGTAATCCATCCCTAGCATGTGCCCTGGCCCCGCATGGTTTGTGAGGACAGCACTACCTTTTTCAGCAAGAGACACTCTGTAGTTCTCCAGGAAGATGAGTTTCAACTTGCTTCCAACCATGGGGTCATTGTTCACCACCTCTGCCACTGAAGTGATCAGCTTTATGATCAATTTGGCCATGTGATATCCCGGGGCAGCCTTGGGGAAGGATGTGGACACATGACAGAATGCAGGCATGATGAAGTGGAGAAACGGCAAGAGACAAGAGCCCCCAAGTCCCCAGAGAAGAGAAGCAACTTACTTTGCCACCGATTATAACTGTTCTGGGCACGAATAGCTTCTTCGGGTCTTTCTTAATGCCTGCAAAAGATGGAGAAGGGGATGGAATGGAGGACGGTGGATGGCCGGGGTGGTGAGAGCTCCACCTCTGGGGGCTGGTCGGGGGCTGCAGAGCTGACTCACGGTTGTACATGGTGACCACATGCAGGCAGTTCAGGAGCTGCCGCTTGTACTCATGGATCCTCTTCACCTGCACATCAAACATGGAGGATGGGTTGATCTTCACTTTGTACTCCATCTCCAGGAACTGAGAAAACTTCATCTTGTTCTCCTGTTGAGACAGTGCATGGGGCCAGAGCCCTTTGGACTCAGAAGCATTGGGTGGGTGGTCTGTTTTTAAACAGTGGGGCATAAACCCTCCAAGCAAGTGCCGCCGGGAAAAGCATCCACACCGGGAAGCCTCACCTGCTTCACGTTGGAAATCTCCCGGAGGAAGATGTCGTCGCCCAGGAAGCCGTTCAGCTTTGTCAGCTGGCTCAAGTCCTTCACGTAGTCCTCCCCgattttctttcagtttaaaGGAAGAGGTGACTTTAATCAGGGAAGGCAGTCAAGCCCACATGAGCAGTTTCTGTCAGTCTGTGGCAAGGGCTCACATTCCCCTAACACTCACACCCCACAGCACCCAGAATGGCTTCATTCACAGGAGATGCTAAAAATGCCGTGTGGGAAGAACACTTGCTATACCTTCAGTGGTATTAagtgttaaaaacaggaaatctACCTAAAAAGGGTGACACATAACCCAGGTTCTACTAGTTACTATTAGAGGACAAACAAAGGTCAGGGGTACCATCTGTGTGTCACATGAGTACTGTTCACCAGGGCCAGCTACATAATGCGTGGGGTCTCTTTTtctgaaattaagaatttcaagctGGCTACAGCGGAGAATGAAACCAGTGCGGAGCCCTGTGGGGTTGCACACGGGCCGCTGGCTTGGGGATGACGCAGGCCCTGCTGCAGGCTGGATTCGCAAGTTATAAGCGCACTCTCTGCCTCTTGAATCCTAGTCAGAAACCCCCTTTCCCTCAGCACTTCCCGGTTACCTCTGCTATTAACTCTGCCAGGCCCGGGTTGCAGAGTAACAGCCAGCGCCTTGGAGTGATCCCATTGGTTTTATTCTGAAACTTGTCTGGTTCTAGCTCACTGAAGTCCTTGAATCTGGAGATGGAAGAGACACATCACTGAACTTGGCTGGAACGGCAGGTTCCTGCATGCTGCATGAAGTTCAGAGTTAGATCTCAGAAGCAGAGTGTAGgcttagaaagattaaataaaagtggagagaggaGGGGCTGACAGCAGCTATGGGTATCATTCTAAATAGAAATCCATTTGCAATTCAAaataattacaagaaaaaatccaATCTAATCATCTCCATATGATTTcctggcactgacatatatatcagacttttttttttttttaaacataaggtACTTGATCTTATACTGCTCTCATTAAaggcatactctttttttttaaattaattaattaatttaatttatttttggctgtgttgggtcttcgtttctgtgcgagggctttctctagttgcggcaagcgggggccactcttcatcgcggtgcgcaagcctctcactattgcggcctctcctgttgcggagcacaggctccagatgcgcaggctcagtagttgtggctcacgggcctagtcgctctgcggcatgtgggatcttcccagaccagggctcgaacccgtgtcccctgcattggcaggcagattctcaaccactgtgccaccagggaagcccctatatcaGACTTCTGAgcagaatagtttttttttcttgtaagtcTAGAATTAGGATGGTTCAGAGAGGaaggccttttcttttccttttagagaAGGGTTCTTTGTAAAGAAGacattacttttaaatatttaacggGGCCTTTCCTCATCTCCAACCGCAACCCTGCCTTCACTAGCACGGTTCTATTCCTAAGCAATGTGAGACCCACTACGACAGGGATGGAGGCTCACACTTGGTTCTTCAGGATGTCTGAGTGGATTTTAGCCACGCCGTTCACAGCATGGGAGCCCACAATGCAGAGATGGGCCATGTTGATCCTTTtgcctccttcctcttctatCAGAGACATCCTTCTCAGGCGGTCGACATCTTTAGGAAACAAGGCGGCAATTTTCTAggcaaaggaagagaaaggcCTTACTGGTCACTCAGGTTTCCAGCAACCCTGGGATAACGTCATTCACTTCCCAACCAAAACCTTTGATGGAGCAGAGGTAAAACTTCACTCCCACGGAGAGGAGTGAAGATGCCTAGGGAGATGCCATCCCTCCAGGTTAGTATTTTCAAAAGGATGTCATTAACAGAGCCCCACCCAGACTTGAACGCTTGTGATGTATCAATGACTGAAAGATGTTTGGGCCTCAGGTTTGGTAGGAGGGAAGACTGCAGCCACCCTTAACATCTCTAGACCTCCTCCTCAAAAGGGTTATGAATCTGTCAAAGTGACTTACATCTAAATGCTTTTGATTCATCTCgtaaatgatttgcaaatgtcgAGGAAGCAGCTTCTCCACCAGCTCTACGGGCCAGCGCTCCAGGGCTTCCGGGAGCACCGTGTGGTTGGTGTAGGCAAAGGTCTTCTGGGTGATGTCCCACgcctggggggagagggggctcAGTGCTTGTCTCTGCAGGGAAGGCGGCTTGCAGGTGTGCCCCATCCTGCAGGCCAAACACTTCCTCAACTCCTGACCGTCAGCAACAGGACAATTCTATCTGCATGTATTACAGTTAGACACAATTCCGCTAGGTTCCTGAATGTTCCAGGTAATgggaacatgttttttttttttgtgggggtggaggaaaagaaagcagtaaaTTGTCTGATAAAATTTAGGACAGCATGCTGATAAATCATCTCTAGTATCCTAACTtgtctttcatttattaaataaacaaaacttgaGGAATAAAACTTCAGTAATGTTCTGAGAAAGTACAAAGTGTGTTTCAAATCGATGGGGACACCTTCAGTTAGCTGTATTGTGAGGCTAGAGAGTTTAATTTAGAATCCTTTTAGACACAAAAATGGCAAACACAATGTAAGCCTTAATACAGCTACTGAGCTGTGTCCCATGAgtaatgtgtttatttatttcttagtcTTACTCCCTGTAAAGCAGTAAGAACTGAGACATGTCAGCACCAGGGCAAAGTTTACCTTTAACTGTTGGAAGTTAGCAACAGTAACTTATTTTGAAAAACTGTAAAAGGCGCTTTTGGCAGAATCTCTTAACCACAGATATTCTGGTCaatcaaaggaaaaagaagcCAAACTATCCAGACCTTGGACCAGGGcagtttttcaatatccacaaaaatcCTCATCAGCTCAGGGATGGCGAGTGCAGGGTGAGTGTCATTCAGCTGGATGGCAACCTGCAAGGGGAAAAGAGAGCGATGTGAAGGTAACCGATGGCCCAGGTCCTTGTCCTCATCCATGCCTCATACGTGCACCAAACAAAACGTCTGCCCTCTATGGAAGGCTCTAAGTATACTGTAGCtactcgatttttttttttaattgaagtatagttgatttaaaatattgtgttagtttcaggtgtacagcatagtgattcagttatatataaatattttcaggttgttttccattataggtaagTAAATTTCCTGTGCTacgcagtaaatccttgttgcttatctattttatgtatagcagtgtgtatctgttaatcccatactcctagtttgcctccctccaccccctttggtaaccgcaagcttgttttctatgtctgtgagtctgtttctgtttggtatatAGACACTCAGATTTTTTTAGCACGGAGACAGAGGAGTAAATCTGATGGAAGTTCTGATACCCTCAGTTGTTCCCGCCTGCGTTCAGGCTGAATACTTGCCTGATCTGGGAAGGCGTCAAACGCAGTTCCGGCACTACCGCTGGACCCAAGCTTAGAGGCTTTGAAACGTCGGATGACATCTTGCAAGGTAGCAGCCACCACAAAGTACTCCTGCTTCAGTCTCAGCTCCTTCCCTTCAAAAAACTTCAAGCCAGAGAGATTGAGTGAGAGGGCTCACATTGCTAGGAGTGGCCAGAACGTGGGTGGCGTCCCCTACCAGGGGACTTTAAGGCTAAAGCCCATGGGATGTCTGGTGGAAGCTGGCAGGTTGAATGCCAAGCATCAGCCTCCTGAAACTCCACTAAAATGACAGTAAAGGGATTGAAAAAAGGCATACTGATAAAGGATGAAGGGAATGGAGAGAAGACAACAGCAGCAACTTTTCAGAAGCTGAAAAACAGATGGATAAATGGTAATTGAACCAGAAGACCCAGGAAAGCTGCATCCTGACCTGGTAGTGGAGAAAAGCCAAAGGAACAACCCAGTGTATACACTGAAGCTTCCCAAAAGGCCCAGGAATTGTCAGCATTGGGTGCCTTCAGAAGTAGGGGTGAAGAGGGGGTAAAAGGTTAGTGGAGAGCCTAAGAAGCAGTTGGCCTCAGACCTCCTCTCCAATTCCCTCAACTAGACAATCTCCTTTGCCAACTCAGGCAGAAGCTGGAGGTCTGTTCTCTGGAGACAGTATAACAGGGGTCTCTGGACTGGAGGGCAGCAGGTGAAGTCAGAGGCAGGGGTACCATCCCATACTAAAAATGGGGGAAGAGGCTCAGTGAAAGTTTATGTACTGAATGCTGATGCTTTCAGTCTTCATCTCCCAACTGAATTTGAGAACACAGGCAGCCAACGTTAATTCCACCAGGAAAGAAGCTGCAAGCGTCTTCTCTAGGGAATTCGACCAGCCCAGGAGGGAGGACCTAAAGGCATGGACATGAGGAGCTCCACCAGGAAGTGGCCCCAGCAGGTCACAGGAGAGGGAAGCCAAATAGATAAATCCCAAACAAGTGTACAGAGCTCCCCAAAACTTGCTGGTACCTTTCTCTTAAGTTTCAGTGGGCAGCTAAGGATCATTAGACATCTAAGAAGAACTTcgaaaagatgttaaaataataaaagccaaCTTAGAGGTAACAGAGATTAGAGAAAAGAATGATTATAAGAATACTATCAGTATCCTCAGGTAGATTAGACATTGTATTCAAGAAATAAGATGCTTCAAGAAAATATCTAGAGCAAGAAAAGATTACTTGGAAATTAAAACATGACAGCCAAAGTGAAAAACCCAATAGAAAGATTGGAAGAGAGAGTTGTGATTGCCCAAAATGAGAGCAAGAAGACAAAGAGatgataaataaaagaaaaaaggtaagaaaactaAAGAACCAGTTGAGGATGTTTAACAATTCCAGACCATTTATCAGAGAGCTGTAGTCCTGTGTCCCCAGACTAAAAGGGTACGCAGGCGTGATAAGTGAAAGCAGACTTACACCAAAGCACACCCCCCAAACCTTTTAGTACACTCAGAGAGAGGGGGTTtggagagggacagagggaggggaagagggagagggagactaGAAGctttcaaggggaaaaaagaattcaaacaaaAGATCAAGAATCCGATTGCACTGTACTTTTCGGCAACACCAAAAActaggagatttaaaaaaaaaacgttgaGTCTTCAGTATCCAGGCAAACTACCAATGtgagggcaaaataaagacattttccaaCATGCAAGGTCTCAAAAAAATTGACCTCACTTGCACCCTTTCCTAGGAAGCCCCAAGCGTGTGTACTACCAAAACAAGGGAGCAAACCAAGACGTGGGATCCTGGAAACAAATGACCCCAGAGAGTATATGAACACAGATGTCCTCAGAACAATGGGAAAAGTAGATTCCAGGATGACAGTGGAGCAGCCAACCAGAAGAGATCCAGAAGAGACTTCAGAAAGACtgagtcgggcttccctggtggcgcagtggttgagagtctgcctgccagtgcaggggacacgggttcaagccctggtctgggaggatcccacatgctgcggagcaactaggcccgtgagccacaactactgagcctgcgcgtctggagcctgtgctccgcaacaagagaggccgcgatagtggggggcccgcgcaccacgatgaggggtggcccccgcttgccgcaactagagaaagccctcgcacagaaacgaagacccaacacagccaaaaataaataaataaataaataaaaaagactgagTCAACAGAATACCTAAGGTGTTTGAATATATTGAGAGGAAATTTCTACGACTGGGGGAGAGTGTAGGATAAATTAGGGAAAAGTACTCagaaaaccaagcaaacaaacaaaacaatgatTAACTCCAGGAAAGGAGAACtttttaaggaaaggaaaaataatcatgaGATGATGACATGTATGTGCACAGATCAGCTGTCTGTAGCACTGACAGCGTCATAACAATGTAAACACTAGCTGAAGAGCTAGTGCAAATCACCATGTAATTCTGTTGAGAGACTGGGCATAGAACACGTGTTTttgtggtgggggtggaagtCTATGGGAGGAAGGGAGCTAAATTCTCATCTTCAGTAGCGGGGAGTCAATATTGTAAAAAGAGGAAATCACGAAGCAGCAGTAACAGCATGTTGTTAGAAATACGGAGGTAAGTATCCAGAAAATCAGTTCAAAGCAAGGGGATGTAGTTGCTTTGGGGAAGTGGGAAACAGGAGACTGATTTTATAGTAAGCCTCAGAGAGCTGCTTTTCTCTTTAAACTATGTGCAGGTACAGCTttgataaaagtttaaaaaccaaaataaaaatttaaagtcatTAATAGGAAACTGTCTGGATTGATACTACCAGTGGGAATTTATAGGTGGTAGAATTTGGAATTGTATTGAAGTGTATACACAGTACTTTGGGAACCTGAATACTCAGGTGCTTTATTTATCTGAGCCCTGAAAGGTAAGTAGGAATCTGAGATGAGCACAGAGGGCCAGAGTATTCCCTGCAGGCAGAGGAAACCTGGGCAAAGCATGGAGGTGAAAAAGAACAGGGCAAATAATCCTCTATAGCTGGGACCTATTGCTAGGGCAAGATCACGGAGGATGTGTCAGAGAACTGATGACCATATCAATGAAGATACACCTAAGATTCTGTACTTCTCTTAGGGGTAAGCAAAAGCCTTAAAGAATtttaagcaaggaaaaaaaaaatctcattagttGCGGAGTGAGGACAGGGGGCAAGACTCTTGGAAGACAGACTAATAGGGCTGTGGCCAAGCTGGGGAAAGGGAATGAGTCTGTTCTTGTGGTTACAGTACGAAAAAGATTTATCAACTTCTACTTAAAAACAAGCATAACCCTGAGAGCTACCTTTTTTGCCCAATGAATTTAGTCAACTTTGCACCCCATGCTAACCTAGTATGTGTTATCAATTGTTGTGGGTGATTCTTTCCAAGTAAAGTTAGGTTTGGTCCCTACTGAAGATAGGAGGATGAATTTCAAGCCCCTACTAGTTAAACGATCCTGCAGGCTTGGGTTTGGCTAGGCAGTGTGGCCCCAGTCTTGGAAGGATTCTTACTTTAATTGACCGTGAAATAGAACAGTCTTTTGCTTTTGGGTTACAGATTTCTTTTAAGGTACTGAAGTCACATTGTTTCtcccaaaggaaaaataacatataCCATTAAGTTCCTAAAAATGCTGCAGCAAATCCACTTAATCCTCCCTGGAGATGGGTTTAACACTAAGGGGACATCTGGTCTTAGGATCATTTATGTCCTAGTCCCCAAGATCCttgttttgtgacatctttgtggaGCAGAGTACTAGTTTGGTTGTTTctgagattattatttttttaaaaaaatcattatagcGTCCAGAAAATGATTTTACTCATGGAGAAGTTAGAGCTAAGTATATTTAAACCCACTAAGAATCCATAATAGTCATCTGAGATCCAGttccaagtgtttttttttttttttaaactaagttaTTTTTCGTGTAAACTTTGGAATGATCACCTGTAAGAAAAAGTTTAATGAGATAAATAAGTGGCATAAGAAACAAGTGTCTGCTCCTGGGTCTATTCTGAGGTCCATGACCCCACCTTGCCTTGGGGCAGAGGGTCAGAGGAGACCCATGAGTGAGGGGAAGAGGACAGGCAAGACACCTCCAGGGACTTCTGATGCTGTGGATGAAATTTCTGTTTGGAAAGGAAGGAGTGCTTCACCTGTACTGCACCTCATCTTTTATAGCCaggttttgttttgaaatacatGTACAGAGCCTCCCAATTTAGTGATGGGGTCACTAATCAAGGGCGAAACACCAATTCTGATTTCATGAATTGTACAAATTCGTCTTCCTTACATGGGTGGGAGGGGAAATCTACACAATTCAGGAAGAGATATGGTGATTATTCCTCACTGAAGGAAAAAACCCAATATTAAGTATGTGCTTTATGGCTACTGAATAGGTGCTTCTGAAGTAAGCTGCTTCTGTTTCCACTGAGAAAGCGAGCTTGATCACTCACATTATCATTGGGATAGAGGACCCGGGAGATGTTCTCGGCCAGATTCCGGTCCAGCACAGCCTGAATGTAGTCTCCAACGTTAACTGAGGGAAAtgttagaaaaatgaataaacagacgAGCCAGCCACTGTTTTCAGAAGCCCCTTGATCTCACCTGATGCTTGTTGGGTACCATGTGGGATTcctaaaattcctaaaaatccaaaaagatttcagcaaaCCTTCATGCTGTGATTCACATGACAGTCTAAGAGGGTTAGACTGAAGGACTGCTTTAACCATGTCCTCCATACCTGCTCCATATAATGCTTAGTCACTAAAGAGTTCGGATCAGAAACTCAGCGCAACTTGGCTCTAATTATTGGACAGAAAGATTAAAGACACACATGAGGAAAGGGAGCCCACGCTGTACTCACAGTCTCTGAGGTTAAAGTCATTGGGTGCACGAGCGGACCAGAGGCGCATGGTGTTGACCGTGTTGTTCAGATATCCAGGCACCGGGGTGTCATATGGAAGAGCAAGGACCACCTGGGGGGAGAAACCAAAGCAGCTACTCACTGTTTCCCACGTGGATGGAGGAGGTTGAACAGAGCTGGGAGACAGCAGCTGGAATTTGGTTCCTGGCTCCATCACAAACTCAAACTGTATGATCCCTAAACCAAGCTAAGGGTCCCAAGGGTGGAGGTGGTATTAGGGGCCATGTCGGTCCTCCTCCCACTTGGAACAATCTGGATGGCTGGAACGACCCAGACAGATGGTCCCAGATGGTCCTCCACATCATTTCCACGTTGACTTCCCTTTGTGTCCCTTGCCCTGATCTGGACACAGATCTTTCATGTTTCAAGATCAAGCCATTGCTCTAAGAATAGCAAAATATGATGTGCAAAGTGGTAAATGtgactctgtacccattaaaaaacagtaatcaagataagtTTCATGTAGGTTATTCAATGATCTGATTTCAAATATGGTGAAAATTAGAATAGGAAATTTATGAAGATAAATATTACATATGATGTTTAAAATGCTATGCTAGATTTTTCAAAGTTGCATGAAGAAGAGTTATTTTAGTGATCTAACAAATAAGCTGATAATTAGCTGAGACGTGTCTAAGAGGTGAGCTTCGGAAAATTTAGCTCAATATTTGTGACAGTCATGGAAATAGAGAAGAACAGGAAGATGAACCATGTTTCACgtgaatttaaaatttatgtgggAGAAGACAATATTCTATTCCTTGCCTCATCAGAATCAAGCTCTAAGGAAGGGGAATGACAGACTGATTGAATTGGAGGATGCTAGAGATCATCTAGTGCAACTTAACGCATTTTGGATATGAGGGGAATGAAGCTGAGAgagaagtgacttacccaaggtcatagtCAGTGGTAGTGTTGAAACCTGACCACAGATCTCTTTAATTTGGTCTGCTGAATTATGAAGGAATGAAACACTCTAGCCTATGTCAATCAGTCACATACATTCAGTCATGCTTTCATGAACATCATAACCACAGAGTAATAAATCACATTTATTTGAATATCTTTTACTAGGAAATAAAGATCTCTGGAGTTCTAAGAGCAAGTTGTGGTCAATCAGGAGAAGTCATTTACAGAGTGGGACTCTTGAGTCTGGGTTCAAACATGATTCCTCCTTCTGACCCTCGAAGCATAATTGAGGGAGCTGGGGATGCACATGGCTTGGAGGTCCCTTTAGAGAACCTCAGGGAGAAGTTGCCACCTCAGAGCTCACACGAGGCTGTGCTTTCTTTGGGATGCTCCCATCGTGGTGGGAGCATGAGAGCCAGGACTCCCCTCATGAGCAATGTCCCATCAGCCTGGGCACTTGTTCAGAGATGCACTGCAGTGTGAGGCTCTCCCTGAGaatcctcctttccctctctctcttcacaGGTGTCACACCTGCGTTGCAGTCTGAAagacttccctcctcctcctgttccCTTTCCCTTTATCTTTCACAGGCATTTTTGCAATAGATCACTTGTACTTCTAATTCTCCCTTCTGTCTGCTTCCCAGAGGACCTGAACTGACacaagaaatgaaacaaataactcagtttactGGAAGCCTTCACAGCAGGCACACATGAGGTCTGACCTCAAGCTCTCTGACCTCACTAGCTACAAATCTGGGGCTGATCAGGCAGTGGCGTCAGTCCATAAAATTCTGCACAGATTGGGTCAGCTCACCCTTTATTACATCTGCCCCATAAACTTGCCTTTGTGggcacagaaaaacacactctcCCTAATTGCATTTCTGGATATATTATGAAAATGTCTAGAGGTGCTTTGTAAATATATCATCAGGTCATCATAAGGTCATCAGTGGGACCTACAAAGTAAACAGAATGTTTCCAGGATTGGGAGTATAACCTGCGTACGTTTAAACAGATCAGAAGCCACTGGAAGTTTTAGACACCAAATACTTGCTAGATTAATGCCCAAAACATGTGAGAATTCTTTAGGCATATTAACAATTGGTTTGTTGCAGTTCTTCTAATCATATTTGTAATCAACTGCAACTTAGTTGTGGTCTATTGTTTAACCAAAATAAAAGGGGGGGTGGATAGAGGGAAACATCTTGAAATTACAGTATTAGTTTATTccttatatcattatatataatgACCTATTTTAGCTTCTAATCCATTATTTCATATGCTGAATAAATCATGTTCAAATAGAAAAAACTTCAAAAGAAGTCTTTCTTTTGTGAACCGTGAATAGCCTTGCATGGATTTGCAGAATAAAGCATCAGCTTAAAACCCACTATAACATGGGTCTTGCATCCACCATGGGTCTTGAAACCAACTGAATTTAGCATTACaatactgaattttgttccttattTTGCTATATAAGAACAGCATTTCCTTGgtctttaccattttctttaagCTTTTAAAGTGGCCAGTGAGACATCTTTTCTGGCGTAAGACTATATTTACTAAACAAATATCTCAAGTGGAGCCTCCAGTGACTGGACAATGCAATCCAGTAGTTCTTAGGGGTTATTTATCAGGACGTATGAAGACAGCAAAGCACAAACCACCACTAGAGGAGCTGAAAAGTAAATTGTTCAGTAACAGGGTAACACTCTAATCTGGTGGCAGGATAAATACACGGCCATGAATTAAGTACACTTGGATTGACACCAGCATTATTTCTCTAGAAGTGATTTGGCACACAGTAACAGAGTGCATTTTGCAatattttgcattgtttttcttGACTTTGTAATGAAGAAGAACTTTGGTAATCCTTTGAAtaaatacttcagtttaaaaatatttaccccTTAGAATTTACAAGTCAATGTACATATGGCAGTGGGGTGAGGAATGACATTTAACTTTATTCAATCTTGGTTTCAACAGCTTTATATAAAACTGGAGAGCTAAGCATGCTGGGATTATAGAATTGATTAATCTCTTATAAACCGGATGACAAAATGACCCTGGTAAGTCACttgaccttggggaagtcactTCTCTCTTGGCCTCAGCTCCCTGGTCTCCAAAATGAGGGGGTTCCACTAAGAGTAGTAacagatttatttataaaaatatactctATTATTGAATATACAACACACTATGCTCAACACCATATACACATCGTACTCTGTGCCATCCTCTATACAATGCTCAGCGCGAGGACTCTCAGGATACCTGCGTGTTGATCCACTTGGCTCCGGCCTCTGTGTGCTCTACTTTCCCGTAGAAGTGAACAGGCAGCATGAACTCGGGGCGGGCCTTCTCCCAGGGGTTTCCATGCCTGAGCCAGTCATCTGCCTCTTCTATCTGCAAAAAGGACATGGCTTAGAATTTGTTTTTCAGGAGCGGTGGACCTAGCCCTTCAattatatcaaattaaaaatatttggggggacttccctggtggcgcagtggttaagaatccgcctgacaattaggggacacaggttcggtccctggtccaggaagatcccacatgcctcggagcaactaagcccgtgcgccacaactactgagcctgcgctctagagcccgtgagcggCAACcacggaagcccgcgtgcctagaggccgtgctccgcaacaagagaagccaccacaatgagaagcctgcgcaccgcaacgaagagcagcccctactcgccacaactagaggaagcccacgtgcagcaacaaagacccaacgcagccaaataaataaataaatttattaaaaaaaatatttttgactgtATCAACTCAAGAATACTG
Protein-coding regions in this window:
- the PYGL gene encoding glycogen phosphorylase, liver form, producing MAKPLTDQEKRRQISIRGIVGVENVAELKKGFNRHLHFTLVKDRNVATPRDYFFALAHTVRDHLVGRWIRTQQYYYETCPKRVYYLSLEFYMGRTLQNTMINLGLQNACDEAIYQLGLDMEELEEVEEDAGLGNGGLGRLAACFLDSMATLGLAAYGYGIRYEYGIFNQKIRDGWQIEEADDWLRHGNPWEKARPEFMLPVHFYGKVEHTEAGAKWINTQVVLALPYDTPVPGYLNNTVNTMRLWSARAPNDFNLRDFNVGDYIQAVLDRNLAENISRVLYPNDNFFEGKELRLKQEYFVVAATLQDVIRRFKASKLGSSGSAGTAFDAFPDQVAIQLNDTHPALAIPELMRIFVDIEKLPWSKAWDITQKTFAYTNHTVLPEALERWPVELVEKLLPRHLQIIYEMNQKHLDKIAALFPKDVDRLRRMSLIEEEGGKRINMAHLCIVGSHAVNGVAKIHSDILKNQVFKDFSELEPDKFQNKTNGITPRRWLLLCNPGLAELIAEKIGEDYVKDLSQLTKLNGFLGDDIFLREISNVKQENKMKFSQFLEMEYKVKINPSSMFDVQVKRIHEYKRQLLNCLHVVTMYNRIKKDPKKLFVPRTVIIGGKAAPGYHMAKLIIKLITSVAEVVNNDPMVGSKLKLIFLENYRVSLAEKVIPATDLSEQISTAGTEASGTGNMKFMLNGALTIGTMDGANVEMAEEAGEENLFIFGMRVEDVAALDKKGYKAKEYYEALPELKLAIDQIDKGFFSPKQPDLFKDLVNMLFYHDRFKVFADYEAYVKCQEKVSQLYMNPKAWNITVLRNIAASGKFSSDRTIKEYARDIWNMEPSDLKISLSSEPSSGVNKANGKLDK